AGTTCGCAGCGTTATCCAGGGAGAGGGTGTAATCAAACAAGCCGCCCCCAGCGGACTGGCTGCTCAACTGAGCATTGGCAAAAAAGCCCTGGGCATGGAGGGCGGCGCTGCTGGCCGCCAGCAACAGGAGATAAATCGGCAGGGTCCGTCTCCTTTTCAGGGCGGTTGTTATGGAAGCTTTCCAGCAGCAAACACGCGCAAAGTTGAGTGGCAGCATGGTCATCATGTGGTGTCCTTTCCTTTTCAGGCAGTGAATGTAGTAGTAATTGGGCATCGTTCCTATGATGCGCCAACTCATCAAAGGTTCCCCCGTATTCTCTCTGGGGTTACCGCACCAACTCTGCTATTGCTTCGCGCAGGTCCGAGAATGAGAACGGTTTGTTGAGAATCGCATCCACCGGATTGCCAAAACCGTTGAGTTCTTCGGAAAAGGCCGTGATCATGATGATGGGCTGCTCGGGCGCTATCGCCTTGATCCTTGTGGCCAGCTCATTGCCGGCCATCCGGGGCATCGAGTAATCGGTAATCACCAGATCAAAGCGCCCCGGCGAAAACAAGTCCAACGCTTCCTTCCCGTCTCTCGCCTCGGTAACCAGGTGCTCATCGACGCACAAGAGCATCCTCACGGCCTCGCGTACCCCCGGTTGGTCGTCCGCAAGGAGGATGCGCTTCCCTAAAATTGGACCTGGCTGCATAGCACTGTAAAAAATTCATAAAGAGCAAGTCCGGAACCAACTCAGAATTGAGAATTGGCTTTATCTCGGAGCCCCAATGGTCGAGGCTGTGCCTTGGAGCGCAATTTGCTCTAAATTCGCTATGCCTGCTGAAACGCTGAATTGCCCAATGTGCGGTGCGCCAGCCTCAAGCGATGCAACCCATTGCGAACACTGCGGGGCGCGCCTGGCTACTGTCGCCTGCCCCTCCTGTTTTGCCATGATCTTTCAAGGGGCAAAATTCTGCTCCCATTGCGGGGCGCGGGTGGACCGGACGGAGGGGGAGGCAGCGGTCTCCGAGCGTTGCCCGCGTTGCCGGCTCGAGTTGAAAGCGGTGACGGTTGGCCGAGCCAAGCTGCTCGAATGCGAGAAATGCGAAGGGTTCTGGGTCGATGCGGCCTCATTAGACCAAATCTGCGCCGATCGCGAGCAGCAGGCGGCCGTGCTCGGCATGCCCGGCTCGGTTCAGCCCATCCAGTCCATTGCTATGGACCAGGCCGTGCGGTACCTCCCATGCCCAGTTTGCCACCAATTGATGAACCGGATCAACTTCGCGCATTACTCCAATGTGGTGGTGGAGGTATGCAAAGCCCACGGCACGTGGTTCGATAAAGATGAGTTGCGGCGCATTGTGGAATTCATTCGTGGCGGCGGGCTCGAAGCTTCGCGCCAGCGCGAGATCGAGGATTTGGAGCAGCGCAAGCGCGAGCTAAGCGCCACCCGGGCTGCCGGGGCCTGGGACGGTGCCATGGACCCTTCGAATCCCCGCGGCTTGTTCGGCGCCACGAGGTGCGACGACATGCGCCTGGGCATTTCTGCCGTGGCGGACCTGCTCCGGTCCATCTTCAGGTAGAGCACAGATTGGCGCTTGATCTCCGAAAGCCAGCGGCCCATTGTTGGCGTATGAAACAATTCAATCGACGTGAAATGCTCGTCCGCGCCAGCTTGGCAGCGGCTTCCTTTAGTCTCTTCCCCTCTGCGCTCAATGCGGCAGCCAGCCCCAAGAAACGAAAGGTCCTCTTCTTCTCCAAATCCTCCGGGTTCGAACACAGCGTCATTCACCGGCACGGTGGCGAGTTGAGCTTCGCGGAAAAATTGCTGCAGGAATGGGGGCCGGAGCAAAACGTTGAATTCACATTCTCCAAGGACGGCAGTTTGTTCAATCCGCAGTACTTGGAGCAATTCGACGCCTATTTCTTTGTCACCACCGGAGATTTGACCAAGGATGGCAATGATAAGAACCCGCCGATGAGCCCCGAAGGCAAGCAAGCCTTTCTGGATGCTATTCACAATGGCAAAGGTTTTATCGGCTCCCACTGCGCTTCCGACACCTTCCATAGTCCGAACTATGAGCACGCCGACACCCGCTATAAGGACGACTTGCCCGGCCAGATGGACCCGTATATCGCCATGCTGGGGGGGGAGTTCATCATCCATGGCGCTCAGCAAAAGTCACGGATCATTCCTATCGACATGCATTTCCCCGGCATGGAGGGTTTTTCGGAGGACTTCGGCCCGCTCGAGGAGTGGTACTCACTGAAGAATTTCGCGCCTGACCTTCATGTCATCCTGGTCCAGGATACCCACGGGATGAAAGGGGCGATGTACCAACGGCCGCCTTATCCGGAGACCTGGGCGCGCCATCACGGGCGCGGGCGCGTCTTCTACACCAGCATGGGGCATCGTGAAGACGTCTGGACCAACCCCGTCTTCAAAAAGCTTCTCCTGGGCGGTATTCAGTGGGCTACGGGCAATGAGTCCGCGCGTATTCGGCCCAATATCCGCAAGGCCGCGCCTGGGGCGTCGCAGAATCCGTCACCCGCCTGAACCATTTCGGGTGTCTTCTTGTGCAGGCGATGGGGGCTTTTCTTGCGGAGCAGGGAACCCACCACTATCGCGCTGCCTGGTTTCGGGCGCAAAAGGGGAAGGACCGGCTGGGATAGTCTCGGGGCGCGGAGGGGATGCGGGGGGCGCGGGCTTAGCCAGCTTCCATTGCTTTGCCAACTCGTCCAGAAACACAATCAGGAGGCTTTGAAGGCTGCGCTGCTGGCGCCTGAACAACCATGCCAGCAGGGGAAGGGCCAGGAGGATGAGCCACAGCCAAGTCAGGCCCCGACCGAAAAATCCGAGCGCGAGCAACTCGACGCCGGCCAGAAGGGCAAAGGCGGCACGGGCGGGGAGCGACCAGCGGCCTCGGAGCCGGCAGCGCAGCAGATGGTAATCGCGTGAGTGGTCTTCGACAACGGTGACGAGCTGGAGGCTGGTCCAACGCCCGCCATAAATCTCGACATCGTAATCACACCAGCCGATGTCGGCTTTATGCGGCCAACCTTGCTGTTCGAGGCGCCCAAGGACCTCAGCGATGAATGCAAGCCGATGGACCGGCGCGGGGCTCCAGTAATCCGTTTCGTTCAGTGGCTGATGGCTGTCGCGTAACGCAATCGAATCGAGGGTCTGGCGGGCTGCCAGGGGAGCGGGCCGCACCAGCAACTGGCCCTGATACCGAGCCCAGCCGCGCGCGATGGGCTGGAGGAAAAACAGCAGCGCCACCAGGGGCCGCGACCAAGGCCGTTTTTTTGCCTTGGGCAGCGAGGCCTGGGCCCCCGCCGCCGCGCAGACACCCAGCGGCAGGAGCAACGCGGTGATGGCTAGCGGGAGCAGATGATGAAGAACGGCCGATAGAATCCACAGCGGCACAACCACCAGCAGGTAATACTCCAGCGTGGTGCACAGCATCAGGCTGAGCGCCGGTTGAGAGGCGTAAAGGGATTGGAATCCAGCGCTTCCGAACAGGCCGCGGTAAACCATCGGCGCGCGCAGGAGCAGGCCGGAGTTTGAGGTGGCGTAAATCCGGCCACGCCACAGGCTGCCGCCAAACCAATTGAAGTACCCGGGATGCTTGCGGACCAGGAGCGCTTCTGCCTCCCCATAGCCGTGCTGTTGCTTCAGGTATTCCCGCAACGTCGAGCGGCGGTAATGCCAGACAAACGCGCCGGAACTGAACCCGAGCTTAAAACCAGCTTGCTGCAGGCGCCAGCACAGGTCCACGTCGTCGCCTGCCTGGTGAAAAATGGGGTCGAAGCCGCCCACCTCATCAATGGCGTCTTTAAAGAAGGCCATATTGCAGCCCGGGATGTGCTCGGCCTGGCGGTCCGTCAGCATGACGTGAGCCGGGCCTCCTGGAGAGACCAGGACCGCAGCGGCCAGCGATGAGTCTTCCGGCGGCATCAGGTTAGGTCCGCCGATGCCTTCAAAACCGCCGTCAAGTAATCCACCAACCAGGTAGTAGAGCCAGTCCTCATCCGCACGGCAATCGGCGTCGGTGAATGCGACGATTTCCCCGGTGGCAATCCCCAGGCCCGAATTGCGCGCCACCGACAGCCCAAGATTCTTCTCGTGCTCAATATAGCGGACGGCCGGATGGAGGAAGGCAATCTGCCGGGTAGTATCGCGCGAGCCGTCATCGACAAGAATGACCTCATAATCAGGATAATTGAGACGTTCAAGGGATTCGAGGCACGTTTGCAGAGTGCGCTCGGCATTGTAACTGGCCACGATTACCGAGACCTTGGGATAGCGGGGCAGGGGGAAATAAGGAGCGGCCCCAAAGGCGCGCTCGACCCTCCGGGCAGATTCCTTGGGCTCGCGTTGCGGCGTTGTCAGCCCCATCTGCCAGCCTTCGACGTGCTCGCCCTCGCGCCACCAATCATCGGTGTAACTGAAAACGACAGCCCCCGCGAGCCCGGCGCGAAAGGTTCCTTCGATTTGCCACGAGAGCATCTCGGCTTTGCGCGGCTCGCCTTCGCGCAGGGAGTCCACCCCAAGTTCTCCTAGCAGCAGCGGCTTGGATTCGGCAAGCATTTGCAGCCGCGCCAGATAGCCGCTGAAGGCGGGTCGCTGATGGAGGTAGAGATTGAAACAGAGGAAGTCGGGGCCTTGGGGCCGCAGGAACTCGGTAGGCGGGAAATTAGCGAAGGTAAACAGGGCATCGGGATCGACCCGGCGTCCTTCCTGGATGAGACTGTCGATGAAATCGGCCACGGCTCTGGCGCCGCTCCAGCGCAGGATATCGGGCGAAAGCTCGTTGGCGACGCTGTATGCGAAGATGGCCGGGTGCCGCGCGCAGGCGAAGACGGCGCGGCGAATGGCATGGCAGGCGGCCTCGCGCTGGCTGGCTGAATCCAGAAAGCACAAGTGGGAATTCCAGGGGATATCGACGAACAGCTTCAGTTTGTGCTCGATGGCCAGATCGAGGAGCCAGCGGGGTGGAGGCTGATAAAGGCGCACCACATTGGCGCCCATGAGCCGGATGCGCTCGAAATCCTTTGCGGTTTGCTCCGGTGAGGCGAACAGTTGGCCGGTTGGGTCGGGCTGGAAGGGTCCATAGGTCAACCCTTTGACGTAGAACTTCTGGTCGTCCAACCGGAAGAACTTGCCTGCCACGCTCACGCGCGATCGAAGGGGGGAGGCAAGCGCCATGGATTATTTTACTTCCAGATCGATGCCAAGCCGGTCGAGTGTCGAGCCTTCATCTATGCTGAGCTGCGAGAGGCTCTTATTATAGGTATCCAGGGCTTGGATTTCGCTGCCGCGCGCCGACGTGAGGTCGCGCTGGACCTGGAGCACGGTATAAGTGGTGCTCTTGCCACTCTGGAGTTTTTTCTGCTCAGCATCCAGGGCTGCTTCCTCGTACTCGCGGGCCGTGCGCGTAGCCTGGACCTGGTCAAAATTGGCGCGGATGGTTCCCACGTCGTTATCAATCTGGATCATGATAGCTTGTTCCTGTTTTTTGAGCGTTAGGACAAGCTGTTGCAGGTTGGCCTTGTCCGAACGGTAAGCATTGCGGGCCCGGATGTTGGTCAGTGGCACACTGATCCTGCCACCGTAAGTGTAAAAGCGCCGATCGAACAACTGCATATCGTAAAAGGCGTCGCTGAACTGTGGGCCGGTACCATTGTAACCGTAGGTGCCGAAGGCATCGAGCTCGGGGTAAAGCTGGTTGCGGTCGTATTTGAGTTGGATACCCTGGCGCTCGACATCGAGGCGGGCCTGCAGCAGGTCTGGCCGCTCGCTCAGCCCTTTGTTCCAACTGTCTTGCAAATTCACCACCGGCGGCGGGGCAGTGAGCGTACCGGAGGGCTCCAGGGCAATATAAGCCCACTCGCGGTACTGGTCGGTGATGAGCTGTTTCAGCACGCGCGCCTGGGTGTCGGCCTGGATTTGTGCGGCAATAACCGCAGCCCGGCTCGAGGCAGCCTGGGCCTCGGCGGATTGCAAATCCAGCGGAGCCAGCGCGCCGACCTCGAGTCGTTTCCTGTTCTCCTGCACCAGGCGCTCGGCCAATTCAACCGCTTTCTGCTGCACCACCACGTTTTGGCGGGAATAGATGAGGTCGTAATAGCCCTGCTCGAGCGCCGTCACCGT
This genomic window from Verrucomicrobiia bacterium contains:
- a CDS encoding response regulator, coding for MQPGPILGKRILLADDQPGVREAVRMLLCVDEHLVTEARDGKEALDLFSPGRFDLVITDYSMPRMAGNELATRIKAIAPEQPIIMITAFSEELNGFGNPVDAILNKPFSFSDLREAIAELVR
- a CDS encoding zinc ribbon domain-containing protein; this translates as MPAETLNCPMCGAPASSDATHCEHCGARLATVACPSCFAMIFQGAKFCSHCGARVDRTEGEAAVSERCPRCRLELKAVTVGRAKLLECEKCEGFWVDAASLDQICADREQQAAVLGMPGSVQPIQSIAMDQAVRYLPCPVCHQLMNRINFAHYSNVVVEVCKAHGTWFDKDELRRIVEFIRGGGLEASRQREIEDLEQRKRELSATRAAGAWDGAMDPSNPRGLFGATRCDDMRLGISAVADLLRSIFR
- a CDS encoding ThuA domain-containing protein, producing MKQFNRREMLVRASLAAASFSLFPSALNAAASPKKRKVLFFSKSSGFEHSVIHRHGGELSFAEKLLQEWGPEQNVEFTFSKDGSLFNPQYLEQFDAYFFVTTGDLTKDGNDKNPPMSPEGKQAFLDAIHNGKGFIGSHCASDTFHSPNYEHADTRYKDDLPGQMDPYIAMLGGEFIIHGAQQKSRIIPIDMHFPGMEGFSEDFGPLEEWYSLKNFAPDLHVILVQDTHGMKGAMYQRPPYPETWARHHGRGRVFYTSMGHREDVWTNPVFKKLLLGGIQWATGNESARIRPNIRKAAPGASQNPSPA
- a CDS encoding glycosyltransferase; amino-acid sequence: MALASPLRSRVSVAGKFFRLDDQKFYVKGLTYGPFQPDPTGQLFASPEQTAKDFERIRLMGANVVRLYQPPPRWLLDLAIEHKLKLFVDIPWNSHLCFLDSASQREAACHAIRRAVFACARHPAIFAYSVANELSPDILRWSGARAVADFIDSLIQEGRRVDPDALFTFANFPPTEFLRPQGPDFLCFNLYLHQRPAFSGYLARLQMLAESKPLLLGELGVDSLREGEPRKAEMLSWQIEGTFRAGLAGAVVFSYTDDWWREGEHVEGWQMGLTTPQREPKESARRVERAFGAAPYFPLPRYPKVSVIVASYNAERTLQTCLESLERLNYPDYEVILVDDGSRDTTRQIAFLHPAVRYIEHEKNLGLSVARNSGLGIATGEIVAFTDADCRADEDWLYYLVGGLLDGGFEGIGGPNLMPPEDSSLAAAVLVSPGGPAHVMLTDRQAEHIPGCNMAFFKDAIDEVGGFDPIFHQAGDDVDLCWRLQQAGFKLGFSSGAFVWHYRRSTLREYLKQQHGYGEAEALLVRKHPGYFNWFGGSLWRGRIYATSNSGLLLRAPMVYRGLFGSAGFQSLYASQPALSLMLCTTLEYYLLVVVPLWILSAVLHHLLPLAITALLLPLGVCAAAGAQASLPKAKKRPWSRPLVALLFFLQPIARGWARYQGQLLVRPAPLAARQTLDSIALRDSHQPLNETDYWSPAPVHRLAFIAEVLGRLEQQGWPHKADIGWCDYDVEIYGGRWTSLQLVTVVEDHSRDYHLLRCRLRGRWSLPARAAFALLAGVELLALGFFGRGLTWLWLILLALPLLAWLFRRQQRSLQSLLIVFLDELAKQWKLAKPAPPASPPRPETIPAGPSPFAPETRQRDSGGFPAPQEKPPSPAQEDTRNGSGG
- a CDS encoding TolC family protein yields the protein MRLLRIWLALALFGTLAPAQTNAPIETRRLSLQDCIELALKHNLDLQIDRYNPQIALFTLNQAYGGFDPTLSISGQHDHSESGRQLLAGGFIIPSASSDDNRFSSGLTGASPIGTTYSFTGSAIDTYGASGGSDFRNSVGSASFSLTQPLLKNFWIDSNRLTIRVAKNRLKYSELLLKLQIMQTVTALEQGYYDLIYSRQNVVVQQKAVELAERLVQENRKRLEVGALAPLDLQSAEAQAASSRAAVIAAQIQADTQARVLKQLITDQYREWAYIALEPSGTLTAPPPVVNLQDSWNKGLSERPDLLQARLDVERQGIQLKYDRNQLYPELDAFGTYGYNGTGPQFSDAFYDMQLFDRRFYTYGGRISVPLTNIRARNAYRSDKANLQQLVLTLKKQEQAIMIQIDNDVGTIRANFDQVQATRTAREYEEAALDAEQKKLQSGKSTTYTVLQVQRDLTSARGSEIQALDTYNKSLSQLSIDEGSTLDRLGIDLEVK